One window of Puntigrus tetrazona isolate hp1 chromosome 14, ASM1883169v1, whole genome shotgun sequence genomic DNA carries:
- the adad1 gene encoding adenosine deaminase domain-containing protein 1 yields MMRLRGSSSRGSGMDHNSWTNISSHPPFSDLNDINNNTCLPGQPLNASTKINSKPKTLRREHIDRYKRGDTHPVSALYQLSQVMQFQLDMKETVTTAGVTGFYFAFCAVIDGVQYKTGMGVTKKEAKAKAAELALEELIASLENDGIPSDVSVGPPPLPVRERDSTVPEVHSGRAVIERKNPIKDQVPNVVREMFTKLMDSYPEFSGCGGTVAAFVMLSPAGCEIIALGTGSSNSKASPAPTGRILHDSHAVVTARRSLMRFLYRNLLLFFSKNNALVEKSVFQQDQTTKLLSLKNHFTLHLYLSQLPKGAAQIPSQLRLNPLSISAWEVNNQIGLHAVVEGKVFSKFSSSFEQMGSHVVSMSATDKIMQWQVLGFQGALLSHFIEPVYASSIFIGDGSCSDTRGMEMAVNQRVDGITSALPLYYCVYRPHISLVSSAVPSDAHPSQKSLSLNWSHGDLLVEVVNALDGKSTEDSPFKSSPALASRLCKAAMLSRFNLVAKEAQREELLTAVTYREAKMMAKPYQEAKSVLKSYLERKGYGQWVEKPPISDHFST; encoded by the exons ATGATGAGGCTGAGGGGTTCGTCCTCAAGAGGGTCCGGCATGGACCACAACAGCTGGACAAACATCTCATCCCATCCACCTTTCTCAGACCTAAACGACATCAACAACAACACATGTCTTCCTGGACAGCCACTGAACGCCTCCACCAAAATCA ATTCTAAGCCGAAAACCCTTCGCCGTGAGCATATTGACAGATATAAACGAGGAGATACGCACCCAGTGTCTGCGTTGTACCAGCTCTCTCAAGTTATGCAGTTTCAGCTGGATATGAAAGAGACCGTGACCACTG CAGGAGTAACGGGGTTTTACTTTGCGTTCTGTGCTGTAATTGATGGAGTCCAGTATAAGACGGGAATGGGTGTCACGAAGAAAGAAGCTAAGGCCAAAGCAGCTGAACTGGCCCTTGAAGAGCTCATTGCAAGTCTAGAAAATGATGGGATTCCTTCAGATGTTTCTG tgggaCCTCCTCCTCTGCCAGTAAGAGAGAGGGATTCAACAGTCCCAGAAGTCCATTCTGGGAGAGCTGTAATTG AAAGAAAGAATCCCATTAAGGATCAGGTACCCAACGTGGTGAGGGAGATGTTCACCAAGCTAATGGACAGTTACCCAGAATTCTCTGGCTGTGGCGGAACAGTGGCTGCGTTTGTCATGCTGTCTC CTGCTGGGTGTGAGATAATTGCTCTTGGCACGGGCAGCTCTAATAGCAAAGCCAGTCCGGCACCCACAGGACGAATCCTGCATGACTCACACGCTGTAGTTACCGCAAGGAGATCATTAATGAG GTTTCTGTACAGGAACCTGTTGCTGTTCTTCAGTAAAAATAATGCTCTGGTGGAGAAGTCAGTCTTTCAGCAGGACCAGACCACGAAACTCCTCAGCCTCAAAAATCACTTTACATTACACCTCTACCTGAGCCAACTTCCCAAAGGAGCAGCCCAGATACCGTCTCAGCT CCGCCTCAATCCTCTGTCCATCTCTGCGTGGGAGGTGAACAATCAGATAGGCCTGCATGCGGTGGTGGAAGGGAAGGTTTTCTCCAAGTTCTCCAGTTCGTTTGAGCAGATGGGCTCACATGTGGTCAGCATGTCGGCCACCGATAAGATCATGCAGTGGCAGGTGCTGGGCTTCCAGGGGGCGCTACTGAGCCACTTCATCGAGCCGGTCTACGCGAGCAGCATCTTCATTG GTGACGGGAGCTGCAGCGATACTCGCGGTATGGAGATGGCAGTGAACCAGCGTGTGGATGGCATCACCTCAGCGCTTCCCTTGTACTACTGCGTCTACCGGCCGCACATCAGCCTGGTGTCCTCGGCTGTGCCTTCGGATGCACACCCTTCCCAGAAATCCCTCAGCCTTAACTGGAGCCATGGAGACCTTTTGGTGGAAGTTGTCAATGCTCTAGATGGAAAGTCTACTGAAGA ttctCCATTCAAGAGCAGTCCAGCTTTGGCTAGCCGACTTTGCAAGGCAGCCATGTTGAGTCGGTTTAATTTGGTAGCTAAAGAGGCCCAGAGAGAGGAGCTGCTCACTGCTGTCACCTACAGGGAGGCCAag ATGATGGCAAAGCCGTACCAGGAGGCGAAGAGTGTGCTGAAGTCTTACCTGGAGAGGAAGGGCTACGGTCAGTGGGTGGAGAAACCGCCAATCAGCGACCATTTCTCCACGTGA